From the Huiozyma naganishii CBS 8797 chromosome 13, complete genome genome, the window CGACAATTTCGTCCCAGTTATAGATGGGTTCATGGAACAGTTGGGGATTAAACTGTTGAACAATTTGACAGTCAGCGCTAAAGATCCGCTGAGGGAGGGATCTTTCATTGACAGGCTGACTGAATTGCAGAGCGGAATACTGGAAGAGTACTCGATAACCTTGAGCGACTTCCAAAGTTGCAACCTACTAAGATCGACAGAGGAGGGCAATGAGAGATTTAAAGAGTTCGTAGAGCTAACCGTCCAGGATATAAAACAACAGGAGATCAAGTACATACTGAAGAAGATTAAGAAGAACCTCAGCTTCCAAATCAAGGACGATACGATTGCTCTGTTGTCCAATCCAACTGAAAGCGTTTGGGATCATGTCATGCAAAAATTCAACGCCAACATAGACGTCAACCTCGTGAAATATCGCAAGGACGCCAGTGAGGATTCCGTCGGTTACGACTTTCAAGTCGGGTTGACAAGCGAAGAAAACGACATTACTTACCAGCAGATTCGCTTCTTTGCTTGGTCGATTCTATCAAACGTTGTTCACGATTATCTAAAGCCAGACACTATAGTATCGATTTTGAGAGACAGGTTTGAAAACAAATTCAGAtacgacgacaacgactCTCCTATCATGTGGAAAAATGAGGCGCAAATTGACGAGTCCTTTAGAATTGCCAAGGAGCATGCACTGGAAGTATTCAACGTGCTTTGCATCGCAAAGGACTCAAACAACGTGGAAATCGTCCCTGATGTCGACTTGGCGGAAGGTGAAGATAAATATGACGTCGATTCAGGTGTGTACCATATGGAACGGTTTGCCCACTTACTTAATGAATCcgaaaaggagaaagttttgaaacaaTTTAGAAGGCAGATCAACGTTTCGGTGATCGATTCCAAGAGATCCATCATCACGGCGACAACACACATACCTATATGGATTTACGGATTAATTGTTGTCCTTGGATGGAACGAATTCATGTACGTGCTGAGAAATCCATTGTACGTCAGTTTGTTGCTGATGGGGTTTGTCgggtttttctttctaAACAAGTTCGGGTTGTGGACCCCAGTTCTGAATGTCGTTCAAACTGCAGTCGGTGAGAGTAGAGCAACTATCAAAAGcaaattgaaggaattTGTTATGGAAGACGACGATATTAAAAAGCCAGTAATCCAAGAACCAATAACTCCTGAAGACTCTATGGATGAAAAATCTGAAAAGGCTATGGATAGTGAATGAGGTGCACTCTTATATATGACGTTATTTAGTGTTTGTCAAATTCTTGACAGTTTGAAGTTACGTGGACCGCTCTCTGTAGTAAGTTTAAGTCATATGAACTGATCCCATTCGTGAAAGAGccgttgaagttgttcgTGCTCGAACTCTTCACTACACAAGAAAATATACTCCAAAGCCTCTTTCCAGAAAGAAATCAAATTGTCCAGATCTTGCAAAGTTTCAGGTGGTCGTAATAAGACATCGGGCAAGCCCTTCCATTGATCCATGTGATTTAGTGAACTGTTGTTCAAATACCCAGAAAATACGGAAATCCAATACTCACAAATGCAAGTGACGCAATCGTGCAAGCTTGACAGGTTATTGGGGTCAAACCCGATTAAAGCTAAATCATTGCCATAGCTCTCTATCATACATTTATTgacagcagcaacagctAGCTTTTCGATTTGCTCGAAAATCCCAGCCCCTTCTTCGTGAACGTTATCAAGAAGATTTTCTTTAGTCCTCTCAAGGACTTGATCTCCCTTTGATCCGCCAATATTATCAATATTTGTACCACTACCATCACCGAATTTTAGCATATTCTCCTGATACGCCCTTTGAGCAATTAGTTCGCTGGTCATTCCTTTCCGGTATGATACCGTCAGCACCTCCTCTGTGAGTGCTTTCAAGCAGAGGTTCTTGTCGTTTGACAATAGGATGGTGAAGCATCCTAttatttctttgaaatataAGCAACAATCCAGAATGGAATCGTCCTTGGTAGCCGCCGGATTGATTCTTTGCTTCAGCTTTTGTCCAATTATGCCCGAATGTAAATTAGCCAGGTTTTTATAAATCCAGTCATTGCCGGCTCTTGCAAGTTTTGAAATCTCCGCGTTGTTACTCGTCTTCAAGCCATCTAGTTCTTTGATCACAGTCCTTGGAATGACTATAATATGATGGTATTGTTCACTCAATTGTTTTAGGCCCTCCAAAGTTTGTAAATGCGATATGATAAAATTACTGTCCAATATAAAGGCAGTTTGTAGTCTTTTCGGATCCATCGATATATTATCGGTTTCATTCAGTCTCAACCTACTATATTTGTTCTCGATGGGGTGCGTTCGTTGGTCAGATAAGtaatttgaaacagattcAATTTCCATTTCATCATCCATATCCTTCCTATGAACATCTTCTTGCCCctcttcattttttccaaaaaggTTTGGCTGCTTTGACCCGGACCCCACTTCTATGTGTTCAGATGAGTTATTCTGTACATTGTATAAAGTATCTCGTTTGGCCGTATCTGAGTCATTCCTCTGTTCGTCCTGTATCTTTCTCCTTCTAGCCCTTGTCTTGTTATGTTGCTTCATGTTTGGCTCACTCCCGTCCTCCCCGTCATGCATTATTATTCTGTCCAGGTCTGCCAGACTGTACTTATGATCGCTTTTGGTTATTTGCTTCAAAGCATGTAATTGTGTCGCACTTGGCTCCATGGAAGCCTGCCTGTTCGAACGGGCATTGGACCTCCCGCTATGGATCGATTGAAGTACCATGGCCCCCTGTGGTGCTCTCCGGAGCACCCCATCAAGCTGTCAAACTTCAAAGGTGGGTCTCTATCTCtatttatattttataTCTTATACGTATCAGAAAACGGGCATTACGTATCATGTGACAAGCACCAGCAAATGTCACTGAGGAACAGCGACTGTTCCGCGATTCGCCTCAAGGGGACAACCAAAAGGCAGCATTGTATCACATCTAAGACATCTGTCTCATCCCACTGTACTTCTGTCTTCTGCAATCCCGATAGCAACATATTTGACATACTGATTAGAGCATTTTGGGTAACTGGAGGGAAATTGCGTTTGGGAATGACAGCATTGCTAACACTAAACGAACCCTTGTATCGAGTCTCCCTGAGTAAAGCACAgttctttttcaaatatgGCCATAGATCGAGAAATCGTTTGGCGATAAAGTCCCCTGAGTAATCGATTATCTCTTTTAACGTTTCACAGGCAGCGTTTACGATCGAATGGTCGGTATCGCTGGTGCAACGTACTACAGAATCCCACACTTGCGCAACTTGAGGAAGTAAGAGATCGTATTGAGTAGATAGCATTGACGTAACCATTTTCATAACCTTCAGAATTTGTATCTTTAATGGTTTTGACGGGTGTGTTAGCAGCCTCTCTCCGTACTGGTTGAATTGGATCAAGGTTCTGTACGACTCTCGCGGTATCGGGGATATCCATTCAACTTTTGGAGGGCCATTTTTCAgctgttcctcctcgtcatccgCTTCATCGTCACTATCTTTATCCTCCTGCTTTATTTTCAGTTTGGCATCGAAATACTCTTGAAAATTGGCTGGTTCGTTCTCCCCCAAGGGAAGGTCCTCATCAATCACAGTTGGCGGGGTTTTCACGGAGTTTATTAACCGTTCCATTTGATCCTCAGTTGTCAAACCCCAAGGTTTAAATGTACTATGATTTGAGTGAGGGTCACCAAGTCTGTAAACTGCATCAGTGTTTGGAAGATACAATCTTTTCATCTCTACAGTGACAACCtcaaaaaactgaaatATCTGTTGGCAAAGGTCGTCATATCCGTGGTAGTAATCCAGGAGCTTGAAAATTGTTTCAAGTACATCTTTAAAGGAAAGGACTGTTTCATAGCCTGCCATTTGGCACACGAGCATTAGCACAGTAGTTACCTGACCAGTCATGCCTAAATTCAACCTCTGAGAGATAGATTCAATCATATAATCTACGTTTTGTAATatcaactctttgattGAGCCTTGATATAATACGTTCGATAATGTGACAACGCAATTCGTGGCAAACTGACGTACAGCCGGGGACGAAGAAATGATATCCTCCACGATTGGATAAAGAAAGTCAATTAACTCTGTTTGAAATTCCGCTTGAAGATTTTGGGCCATTATGTTTAGTGAGTATAATATGCAACATCGCGAAAAATCTGTCAACTCATTTTCTAGGGTGGAAAGGCCGCTAATGTATTCTAGAATGGTGTAACtggcttcttcttttgttaTTACGCTAGTATCCGTGACTAGAATTTCGTCTATAGGAGATGTGTCATCGGTGACTGTAGTTTTATGTAACAGCGTAGCCGAAACAAACAGAGATATGCTCTGTCTTATTCTATTATTGTCATTTCCCTCATGGTTAAGTAAATAGTCAATTGTCTCAGCTAATTCACTATCAGACTGAAATGTTTGACCAATTTCCGATATAAACTGGACCAAGATGTATTCTAGTTTTTTGTCTATAACATTGGAAGGAAGTAGTTGCATTTCACTGGGCTCAAGGATAAGACCATGCAATATCACTTTACTGGACTGGACTAATATTTTTTCGTTTGGCTTCTTAATCCGAGAACAAAATAACGAGTCAAGTCCATTTACCACAGCTTCTAGTGCTTCTTTGACAAGCACATTGTTATTTGGATGATTTGATAGACCTGTTTTGATGGCATATTGCAATGAGTTGAACGTTTGTTCAACATGGAATTGTAAGGAATGTGGAATTTGCATGACTAGCTTATTTCTTGCGATATCATATACTGTATCGCTGTAAGTGTACAATTCGACCGACGGACTCTCCCCCAAATTTAGTAATGTTTCGATAAGCAATGGTATGCAATTATTTAATGATTTAGCACAGCTGGATAAAGTCTGTGATATCATGCGTACAAGGGTTTCATTGATCTTTGAGTTATTTCTCTTTATCAGCACGGGTATGCAGTTTTGTAACGCCAGTAATATCTGGCCTCTCGTTGCTTTGAGCCATTTGGAGTCTCTGTGTCTAAATGGTTTTCTAACAgttatttcttgtttcccCAATTCAGCTACATCTTCTAAGCCAGGAACTGTTGTCTGCAATTCTAAATCATCGTATACGTTCATCAAAAGATAGCCGTATAGTTGAATCACCTTGCAAATCACTCTATAATTGACATTGACACCTGGAATACAAAGTACTTTGGTCAGAACAGAGATATTGCCTGGAAGAACATATGAGAGCACTTCATGAGAAAGTAATCGTCTATAGAGTTCGGAGAGAATTCCGCAAATTTTTAGCTGTAAGGAATGATCTTCTGGAGTTTCAAGCAATATCGTCAGTATGAATTGGATGACGTCCGTAAGGTGCGAAAGGAGTCGGAAATCATTGTCTGTGAAAAACGTGGTAGCGTAAGACTGGTTGCCAAGGGcagtaaaaaaaatactgaGAGCATCAATTGTTACGATTTTTGACTGTGAATTCGGCGGTTGGTCAAGATTTTTGATCAGGTAATTGAGTATGGGGAACAACTGTGTAGCCAACTTATCACTGAAGAGTGCTTCATGTTGCCAGTAAATTCGGAACAGCTGTGTGAGGGTCCTTAATACTTCCTTTGTTTGTGGGCGGCCCAATTGGCTTTGGTTTAATATATGAGATATGGGGATGAATACGTATTCCACTAGTTTCCCATTATCACTCCCCTGTGCATCAATATTTTCTAGTGTGGAGTTCAACTCCCTCATATGTTTCAATAATTCTTTCGACTCACCATCAAAGGCATCCTGTGGCAAAAACGCATATTTTGATACGGCGACGCAAATCGGTTTTAGTTCCTGAAACTGCTCCGACATTAGTCGTTATATTCTCGATAAATCACTTTGCAAATCTAAATCTCTCGATACGAATTAAACCAATATAATACTTCCACGCAATATTCCACAAACCAATGATACAGAGCGGGCTGGTCCGGTTTCCAGGTCCCAATGCACTTCCAATGAAGCTGTGTTCGTTCGTATCGATATGGCTGACAGAAGAGTGTCATTACAAACGGATATcagaatttttcactgaGAACCAAAAATTCgatctattttttttgttcaaagagtcgATGGCACCAACGATGACACATTTGAAAACAAGCTCCAGAACACCAGGATAATCGGCTACAATTCCAAATGAGTACTGTGGATGAATTGACGGAACagtttgctgctgtgggaTTTGACGAACCCAAAGTCAAAGAAATTGTTAAAAACAAGAAGGTTGCCGCTTCTTTATCTCAGCTGCTTCTTGAGGCTTCCGCTGACACTGAGTGGGATAAGAGTAACAGAGCACTATTGCATAATCTTGCCACTTTGATTAAGGGTTCAGACCTGCCACATCATGAATGGATTGTTGAAGGGATTGTTTCTGGAGATTTGAAAACTAACTTGCAGATTGATTCTGCattcaaatatttgaaatcGGCTGGTGACAATGCGACAAAGGAATCCCTGAAATCCGAATCCGGTGTTGGTGTCACCGTTACTGAAGATCAGGTAAGAAActctgttgctgtttatTTACAAGACAACAAGGATACGATTATGACCGAAAGGTACAAGATAGTTCCTAAATTGTTTGCCTCCATTAAAAACTTACCTGAGCTGAAGTGGGCTGAACCTCGTTATTTCAAACCAATTATCGACCAAGAGGTTTTGAAAATGTTGGGCCCCAAGGATGAAAGAGATACGGTTAAACCAAAGAAGGCAAAGCAAACCAAGAATCAACAAGACGGCAAGGGCAAGAAAGCTCAAGCCGAAACTGCTAAACCTACCAGAAGCATGTTCAGTGAAGGCTTCTTGGGGGACCTTCACAAGGTTGGCGAAAACCCACAAGCTTACCCTGAGTTGATGGTCGAACATTTGAAAGCCACCGCAGGGAAAGTCCACACTAGATTCCCACCTGAGCCAAACGGGTATTTGCATATTGGTCATTCGAAGGCGATTATGGTAAACTTCGGGTATGCCAAGTACCACGACGGTGTTTGCTACCTAAGATTTGATGACACCAACCCAGAAGCAGAAGCCCCTGAATACTTTGAATCCATTAAAAGAATGGTTTCTTGGCTTGGGTTTGAACCTTGGAAAATTACATACTCCAGTGATTACTTCGACAAATTGTATGAGTTGGCTAAAGTGTTGATCAAAAACGGAAAGGGGTACATCTGCCACTGTACTGCAGAAGAGATTAGACGTGGCCGTGGTATCAAAGAGGATGGGCAACCGGGTGGTGAAAGATTCGGTTGTAAGCATCGCGAAAACTCTATTGAAAAGAACTTGGAAGAATTCGAAAACATGAAAGagggaaaatatcaacCAGGTGAAGCGACTTTGAGAATGAAACAAGATTTCTCTTCCCCAAGCCCTCAAATGTGGGATTTGATTGCCTACAGAGTGTTGAATGCGCCACATCCTAGAACTGGCTCCAAGTGGAAGATTTATCCAACGTATGACTTCACCCACTGTCTAGTCGATTCCTTTGAGAACATTACACACTCTCTGTGCACCACTGAATTCTACTTGTCTCGTGAAAGTTATGAGTGGCTATGTGACCAAGTCCATGTCTTCAGGCCCGCTCAAAGAGAGTATGGTCGTTTGAACATTACCGGTACCATATTATCCAAGCGTAAGATCGCAAAATTAgtcgaagaaaaaattgtacGCGGCTGGGATGATCCAAGGCTGTACACCCTAGAGGCTATCCGGAGACGTGGTGTTCCTCCAGGTGCTATTTTGTCCTTCATCAACACTCTAGGTGTTACGACAAGTGTAACAAATATTCAAGCTGTCAGATTCGAAAGTGCCATCAGAAAGTACTTGGAAGAAACCACCCCAAGACTGATGTTTGTTTTGGATCCAATCGAAGTAGTGGTTGATAACTTACCAGAAGACCATGAGGAACTAGTGGAGGTCCCTTACAAAGCTGGGTCCGCAGAATTTGGCTCTCGTACCCTACCATTCACCAACAGATTCTACATCGACCGTTCCGATTTCTCTGAAACCGTTGATGACAAGGAATTCTTCAGATTAACTCCATCCCAATCAGTAGGTTTGGTGAAAGTCCCACGTACCGTTACGTTTGTAAGTGTTGAAAAGGACGCCAACGGCCACATTACCAGACTGCATGTGAACTACGATTccgaaaagaagaagccaAAGACCTACATTCAATGGGTGCCAGTATCAGCCAAGTACAACTCACCAGTGCGCATTGAAGAAACTCGTGTTTACAAccaattgttcaattccgAGAATCCCTCTGCTGTCGCCGGTggtttcttgaaggacatAAACCCTGAGAGTGAAGTTTGCCACAAGGGatctgttgttgaacacaACTTTCATTCAGTAATGGAAAACAAATTAGAAGTACCACATACTGGTGAATTTTATGTGAAGGAGGATCCAAACGGTAAGGAAACACATAGATTCCAGGGGATGCGCGTTGGGTATTTCACTCTGGACAAAGAATCAACGGCCGATAAGATTATCTTGAATGAAATTGTCGGACTAAAAGATGGTGGCTCCAAATAAGCATCTCCCCTTTAATATATgatgtatgtatgtatgtataaGATACGTGCATCCAAGTCGCCATTTTTTCCTCCATGAGATGGAAGCGCTTCATGTGCTGAGTAAAGTGTCAAACTCAGTGTCAATGTATGATCCGTTTCTCAGTAACGTTTTGACGAGGGAAGGAAGAACCTCCACCTGCATTGGTTCCAATGGGAATTTCTCTCCGTCAACAGATATCAATCCTTCTTCGATATGGGGTACCAGTCTAAACGCAGACACTTTTGAATGTAGCACTTCCGGTTGCATGACGTGTGTCCCATCATCTAGGGACAGTAAGATAGGTGTCATTCGTCTTACTGATGTAGTTGAGTTCATTATGACAAGATCAATAGCGCCATCTGCAGGTAGTGCCGCGGGGAAAAATTTCGTCTTGTCCGCAATGTACGGCATTTTACCTGTGTAGAATATTGACAAATTGTCTGTTATGTCAGAACTGAGACGTTCCCATTCTTCAGGGATAGGATCCGATAATGAATACTTCAAATTGAAGTCTTCTGACGAGATTACACTTTCCTGTGCGGGTGTTGGGGGTGTGgataatgatgatgatgaggcACTCTGCAAATGTTCGTTAAGTGGGTTGCTCTGGGAAAGTGATGcggaggacgacgacgcggGTGGGGAATCGAATATAAGTTCTGCTGTTTTTTTATGAAGCAGGTAATGTACTTTCATGTCatgttttgttttcgcTGCATACTTCACGTACACGTCGCATGCGTAAGTTTTCCCCTGTAAAAGGTTGAATGCGACACCGATGTTGAATCTGATTGGGCCCATCCATCTGATAAACTCTGTGTTTATGTCCGATTCCGCTATTATACCGTATGTTTGCGACAGAAACGACAAGCGGGGTTGGTCGCTGTATGATGGTTGTTGACAGCACATGACGTCTATGCGGGACTCCTGTGATTTCAGCAAGCACAATGCCGCATACGACGTATTCATCGTCCAGTGGCAGGAGATGCTCATTGCGTTGCCGGACCCGCAGGGCAGCTGAGTCACGACAATTTTATTGAAGGCCGCTACACGGTCTATTCGGCGGTATAGTCCGTTTAGCACCTCGTAGGGGATCCCATCGCCTGACGCGCAGACGATCGTGTCGTATTTGTCGATATCCAGGGACTCTGCAATCTCTACGGCATGTCTTGATCTTTCCGTGTACGCGATGTCGTAATCCGACCCACTTGCGTCTAATATTGGCGCAGCCCTTTGAAAGAACAGGTTCTTGGCCTGGCCTTTACCACCGAATGGGTTTATAATGACCAGCATTTTCTTATTCCTTCGAGCGTTCTTATAGCTTCTCTTCAGGATTACCTCCGCAAGGTCCGACGAAGCAGGCGATAGGGGGACGTAGTCTATATTGAGCCTGACAGTCCGTGGCacaacatttttttccaaaggTAGCACAAACACGAGGTCGATCACATAGTCCATGGCGTCGTTCTCTAAGTCCATTGACAAACCGTCATCATCATTCGCTAAAAGCGCAGTACTTATAGTAGTATCCTGTTTCGATTTCTTTGTGGTTTGAGTTGCCCCCAAGGAACGCACATTGTGCGCATTTATTATCCTCCCGTAAGGAATCACGGTATTCATTGGTAAGATACCGCGGCCATTTGAATCGAAGTTGGTCGAATCGCTAAGACAAGTCAAACAGAACATTGACTCGCCTGCCCCACGTTCGTGAGTACCATCATCGCACCCCTTGTCATCCGGACCCGCATCCGGGTCACGCAGCGCATTCGAATGGAAGGACAGAGGGTTGGCATTCTGCGATTTGATCAAAACACCATCGTCCGTAAGAATAGCCCGTGGCAGTGGTTTAAGTCTGAACCTACTCATACTAGCAAATGAGCGTttggtgttgttgctgttgtttttAACTTGAGGGGGGAGTGTCAATGCTCTTCGGTACCAGAAGTATCCAATCAACAGAGAGATGCTTACGATCTTGAGGAGTAGAACCCTCGAGACGGGAAGCACAAAAAGTTGTCACTTCTTAACGTAATATTTCATTCTTACTTAATGCTCTATttctcgtttctttttgcgGAACCGCACGACAGTTGTTTCCCGGTTGGGACGTTCCGTTTCCGCTTTGGGCGATGCCCGTTTTGGCGGTGTGCCGTGGAACGCGGGACCCTGGCGGTCCGGTCCGGGTCCCTGGATAGTTTGCTCACTGTTGGATGGGTGGTTGGGGCAGTAAGAAAGTTACACTTGCGACAGACAAGCATAGCGTTTATTTGACTTGGTTTCACTTTCGAAGTTGTAAAtcaaagaaaataaaatagtGTCGGAGTGGAGACTTTCCCAATATTCCGGAGATATTTCCACTAAAAGAACACAGAGCTTGCCGTTATTTTGAGTGTCTGGGGACTGCTGTACAACAACAGTGGACTTTATCACGTTCtagtcttttttttctgtgttttttgtgtcacaaaaaaCGGTAAATAATAAAATTGAACCTCGTATTGTTTGACGCATACTATGTATAACGATTTTGATAAGTAGTCACCATGGGCCCTGGATCCAGAATTTGGTTTAGGGGCGGGTGGTTCTTTTGTTAATATTCCTACACAAAAATGGGAAAAGGTACCGTACGCTTCTGGTAAAATAATTTGTATTTATTGGTGCTCCATTCCaactctttcttctttcagCTTTTGTACCACTTTTATAACGTTCTAACCGTTCTTTCTTATTCTTTAGAACCTTTTCCCCTTCATTTTACTAGTATCAAAAGACTTTATCATAGCTAATCATAGGCGAGCCGCCAGTCAACACACACAAAAAAGTTATTGGCCAAAAGAAAGATCTTCGTTAGTATCAATTTCAGTCGCTTTATCAAAGAacacaaaaagaagaagcactTCTTTATCACTCGCTactcaacaaaaaagaaccaTGTCGCTAAGAACACCTCCTCACTCAGGTAGTCAATCTCCAAGCACAGGCAGAAAAAGTCGTGCTTTGTCTCTTGATCAGTTGGTGAACAAGGACAATACACCAGGATACACGCCAAATCCAAGACTGGTTCCAATTAGTGAGGAAGCTAAGAATTATCCAGGTGAAGTAACCTTACCTAGTATTAGGAAATTATTTGGGAAGTTTTTGGGCGATGATGCCCCCATCCGTCCTCAAACTGTTCGGTCAACGCCAACATATTATTATTGTCCATATAATCCATTTAGTGAAGGCTCCGCCACTGAAAGACACAATGTTCCACAACTTCAATTGCCAACTAAGACAAACTGGAAACACAAAAATTTTCGCCCTTTCCAACTTTCGGTCGGTTCATTAAAGCCAGCTGAAACGTTGtcaccttcttcaaaaagggaaaaagTGACCAAAAACCGCAAAACCTACCGCAACCCACATCCAATGGACGGGAGACCATGTACCCACTGTAATTCATTGGAGAAGACCCCGGAGTGGCGTTCGGGTCCCTACGGACGCAAGCACAAAATTTGCAATGCCTGTGGTTTATTTTACCTTAAGTTGAAGGCAAAATTTGGTGAGAGAGCCGCCAATTTATTGATGCACTATCGTAAAACCCATGAGGtcaaaaacagaaaagTCCCATCTGTAATTGATATCCCTCATGAGTTTATTGTGCAGTTGAATTTGGCTGTGGagaatgttgaaaaaaatgaggaaatCAATGAGCGTATTGGAACTTCCACCTCAGCCTAAATAGCCTGTCCAAATAGTCATGACGAAGCTTTCGTCATGCACTAGTTTTTTATTTAGTTTAAGTATTTTTTAAGTAGTTATTAATATTGTTCTGGTTTTGGAAGTAAGAAATTCAGGTTATTTTGACAGCACTACACGCAGgacatatatatatatatatttagTGCAGGGGTATATGTTTTAGAACACTTTGAATAAGTGGAGGGTGATTAGGGGAATGCTGcctttttttatattttctCTTCTACCAAAGCTGCTCTACAGGTAATTAAAAAATGGCGTGTCAATAGCATCAGGTGAGTTTCGAACAGCAATAAACGTAAGAAATGGAAGTTTCTGTGGTCTGTGGTGTGTTGCATAAAATTTGTTCCCGGAAAGTGCCGTTTTCAATACCCCATTGTTTAGGGGCTGTCGTACGTTGCTCTTTCTTCGCAACAACTGACATGGAATCAAATTTAACAATAATTTCGCTACTAAAACATCAATACCCCAAATTTTTCTGGATTTCAAAGGGAGGAAGATTCAAGACCCGCTCTACTGTTTTCTAACCTCTCACTTCCACTCTTCCCGTCACTCTGTCGCTGTCCAACTGCTCAGTGACCGCTGTCTCGTCCAATCACGTGACCGCAAAGGCGTTCCTCATCGCCGTTAAAgaattcaaaaacaaaataaacaaacaTTCTAGATCGTGAATTGGCGATTTTGAGGTAACGGGACTTGGTAACCGCCAGTTACCAGGAGTCTCAAGACGGTGTGCGATGGATACCACTGGTCTCGGGAACGACCCGGGCGGAGAAATTGGCAGTGCGAGTGCTATGGAAAAGGACGACATCAATATCACGGTCGCGGTGAGGTGCAGGGGCCGCAATAAGAGGGAGATTGAGGCGAAGAGCCCCATAGTGGTGACAGTCCCGGATGTCACTACGACACCAGAGGTATCGATAAATACGAGTGGCGGGTCCGGTATTGAGGCGCAACTGCAAGCGAAAACTTACACCGTTGATAAAGTTTACGGGCCAGACTCCTCGCAGAAATTGGTGTTTGAAGATTGCGCTGAACCACTGTTTCACGACTTTATGAGAGGGTATAACTGTACCATGTTAGTGTACGGTATGACGTCCACTGGGAAAACTTATACAATGACTGGTGATGTGGAGATGGGAGCAGAGGGCGATGTCAATGGACAAGCCGGTATCGCGCCCAGGATACTGGTGAAACTATTCGAATGCCTTCAGGACGATTACGTGGTTAAATGTTCGTTTGTGGAATTGTACAATGAGGACCTAAGAGATTTATTGTCGGAGGGTCAGGATGATTTCTCGAACGGGACGGAAAACAGCAGTAA encodes:
- the KNAG0M01120 gene encoding uncharacterized protein; this translates as MSLRTPPHSGSQSPSTGRKSRALSLDQLVNKDNTPGYTPNPRLVPISEEAKNYPGEVTLPSIRKLFGKFLGDDAPIRPQTVRSTPTYYYCPYNPFSEGSATERHNVPQLQLPTKTNWKHKNFRPFQLSVGSLKPAETLSPSSKREKVTKNRKTYRNPHPMDGRPCTHCNSLEKTPEWRSGPYGRKHKICNACGLFYLKLKAKFGERAANLLMHYRKTHEVKNRKVPSVIDIPHEFIVQLNLAVENVEKNEEINERIGTSTSA
- the LCB4 gene encoding sphinganine kinase LCB4 (similar to Saccharomyces cerevisiae LCB5 (YLR260W) and LCB4 (YOR171C); ancestral locus Anc_6.48), producing MSRFRLKPLPRAILTDDGVLIKSQNANPLSFHSNALRDPDAGPDDKGCDDGTHERGAGESMFCLTCLSDSTNFDSNGRGILPMNTVIPYGRIINAHNVRSLGATQTTKKSKQDTTISTALLANDDDGLSMDLENDAMDYVIDLVFVLPLEKNVVPRTVRLNIDYVPLSPASSDLAEVILKRSYKNARRNKKMLVIINPFGGKGQAKNLFFQRAAPILDASGSDYDIAYTERSRHAVEIAESLDIDKYDTIVCASGDGIPYEVLNGLYRRIDRVAAFNKIVVTQLPCGSGNAMSISCHWTMNTSYAALCLLKSQESRIDVMCCQQPSYSDQPRLSFLSQTYGIIAESDINTEFIRWMGPIRFNIGVAFNLLQGKTYACDVYVKYAAKTKHDMKVHYLLHKKTAELIFDSPPASSSSASLSQSNPLNEHLQSASSSSLSTPPTPAQESVISSEDFNLKYSLSDPIPEEWERLSSDITDNLSIFYTGKMPYIADKTKFFPAALPADGAIDLVIMNSTTSVRRMTPILLSLDDGTHVMQPEVLHSKVSAFRLVPHIEEGLISVDGEKFPLEPMQVEVLPSLVKTLLRNGSYIDTEFDTLLST